In Lolium perenne isolate Kyuss_39 chromosome 5, Kyuss_2.0, whole genome shotgun sequence, the sequence cggtttaaatAGAAATCAGAACTAATGAGTGTCATTAGTTTCGGTCCAAACAACACAGGCTTTAGTCTCGGTTCGTTTGGAACCTTtgccaaccgggattaaaggggCGGTGACAAGATGCAACCTAAAGGCTTTTTGTTGGTTTTTTAGCttcccacgcacctccacccatTCTTTGATTGCTTttttttagctttgtaaaatataaaagaaaataatagaaaattAAATCTTTTGAGATTTTTTCTgtcatgcaacctactattaggggaaattaacaaatttgaatttcgaatttttttgcaaaaaaagtttagaAAAGGGTAAAACGGCTTTTCTGGTTACACACGACATCGAAaaaaatgtataatatatcaaaatgatcgtggaaaaaacttacatccgaattcaccaggtCATTCGCCCTGGCACGCGCCAGCAGCCCTACAACCAGAACTAAAGGGGAGTGCCTTTAGTTCCGAATGACTAGTCCCGGTTACAAAACCGAGACTAAAGGCACTTATCAACCGGGACTAAAAtcacttttcctactagtggcttGAACGAGGGTCGCGGTGTCCGGCCGGCTCTTCCTCTCCCACCGGTTTAGCCGGGGCTGGTGTAACGAGGAGCGTGTTCGGCCGCGTGGCTTCTGATCCGAGGCCTGATGAGCACGCGCGCCTGGCTCTTGGAGGAGGAAGTGGTGGCCCTGGAAACTCCGGTCGCCGGTTATGGTGTCGTGCCACGTCCGGGAGACGGAGGTGAACCGCAGCAGCGATCCGATGGGGAGGTGAAGCAGGATCTGCAAGACGAGGTCGTGCGACAGATATTGCGTTTTCTTCTGTGCCGGTGGCCGTGCCGGTTTCTCTTCAGCCATGGCCTGCCGGACAGATTGATTCTCTCGAGCTAGGTCATGTGCGCACAAACAGGGAGCGGCTAGGGAAAAAAACAGAGCACAGAACTAACCTGTCAGCCTATACGATCTCATCATACCGTTACGCCTAATATTTCCTAACATATACGATCTCATACCTTTACACCACAGACCCCACACCAGGCCTATAGATCGAGGACGCCGATTGTTCTCCCATCGTCCACCCGGCCCCATCGTACGTCACATCGTACGTCCTCCCCATGGGATCTCACGCGATCTTTTCAGGTGGAGCGCTGCTATACACACGACGTTTTACATCCGATATTTGTACGATCTGGGCTACCCTGTGTGCCTACTCGAAAATTCAGCCTAGCGCCAATCCAAACCTCATAGCTCAAGACAAAATCCATCTTCTCCATCAGCATTCTTCCTTTGCTGtgactctaagagcatctccagggaTTTGATGTATTTCAGACCATATAAATGACCGTGCGTGTCCGTTTGCATCGGGTACAGTTCGACATATTTTATTATTGTTTTTCATTGATGAGATAGAGATACATAGTTTGCAAAACAAAACATACGAAATCTAATAACACATCGAAGTCTACTGGCGTCTAGTCGTTGCCGGTGAGGTCGACGACCTCCGTCATCTCCCATGGCATGTGCGGCACTAGTGGTCGCCAGCCTCCTCGTCATCGGTGAGATCCTAGCAGAGCTACTGGCACGCCTCACCTTCAATGCTCTGCCGCAGAAGCCGTAGCATCGCCGGATGTGTGCCACCTCGCTAGAAATCGAATGAAATCCGTTGTCTTTTGTGTTTCCGAATTTTAAACATTTTTGGGGGTTCGCGTTTGGGGTGCGCCGGTGTGGGGAAACCTTCCCCAAATGCAGGAAGGTGTGCCGGTGGCCCCTATAGTGCACTGCTCGCGCCAGTGCCGGCACCTATTTGAAGAGCGCCGGTGTAGATGCTCTGACATATtagcataagagcatctccaacggcgcgacgcatttcgccgCTCCCCTCGTAGAGGAAAGTGAGCTGCCAGCCGGGCTCGAGCAcgaggtcgcgggcgaacttgtcccaccccgtgtgtagGTACATcttaccctgcccgtcgaacaagacctGGACAGGCCACCGATAGAAgttgcaggcgacggcgagcgtggggctgtagctgctccaccacgccggcccctgccccggccccgggggcgcccaggccCGTGGCCTCgaacgcctcgccggccaccaggacccgccATGAACTTCCTCGCGGCCTGGCTACATCGCAGAAGAGCTAGGTGGCGCTACGGTGGAGCTTGTGGCGGCTAAGGTTTATgtcgaggagtggatgaggaagaaaagcgcgcgccctctttatataggccgaGGCAAGCGACGGTCGCGGGACGCTTGGCGTCGCCATTACtgcgttggcggaggtgggcggcggccgctTGACAGGGCGCAGACTaccgaagcgacgcagcggcgccagtcgctggcgcacctgagaagacgcatcgaagtAGGGTCGCTGCCAGACGGGCCCgatgaaacgtccgccagactcgagcggacactttgcgcgtccgcgcagcgttcGCAGAGACGCATctgagacgcatatttgggccaggttggcATCGCCGTGGACGGCTCGGTTACTTTGCGTCACCCCGCTGGAGCAGAAATCCGACGTATTTTTCGGCCCGAcgaacgcaaacggtcgctcagcggacGATtgcgtcgcgcggttggagatgccctaacattgCTATGTAAGTGTGTATTTTCCATGAGAAGTTCGATAGCTTGTCAATCCATCAGCTTGTGCAGACCAAGGAACTCAGCGGAAATAAGCCAAGGCTAGAACTTGCATAGTGATTGATGAGTGATGATTAATTAGCACTGTGAAGAAGCATTGTCGGACAGAGATCTTACATAGATTGTCGTGTGTGGAGCAATGGCGGCAATGGCGGCGGCCAACCCACCACCCATCGTACACGTCCGTTCCGTCGCCGACATCGAGGAAGAACTGGCTATAACCCAGCTCACGCCGGGCGAGCTCGAGTTCAAGCTGTTCGGAAACGCTCCCTTGGGCGCATCAGACAGGATGCAGGAGTGCGTGCGCGTAGGCCACTCCGGATACAATCTCACGAACCCGCAGAGGCTCTACTGCAAGGCTAGGATGAAGATGGCGGCTACGGAAGGCGTCGACGCGATGATGAACCAGTTCCACGACGACATCGGCAAGCAGAAGGACGAGGTGGAGGCCTGCATCCGCGTCCTGGAGGCGCGCCTCGCGCTGCCGGACGCCGCCATCCCGTATGCTGGGCTGCCTCTCAATCGCAGGGGCCGACACATGCGCCATTGCGTGTATCCTCCTAGCCGAGTAAGATCTGGATCTTCTCCACCTAGCTACCTTTTATCTCCCTGCAGGTTTACCCTAGAATCTTTTCCTCTCTAATTTGGTTCTTCTCCTTTAATTTTGCCTGCAGTTTGGGCATGTTGCACCTTATGATACCAAGATTATTGCGAGCCAGACTGTTGTTGAGGTTCCTGATCAGGCGAGACAGAAGCGGTACCGTCAAAATGACATGGACTCCACGCGCGCGTGGTGGAGGTTCAATCTCAGGATGCTCGAGGCCAAGAGGAGGGTGCTAGTTGAACACGAGCTATCAATGATCACGACTCTCAGAGAAGAACTGGAGGACGTGATGAACAAGCCTACCATGATTCACTACGGGAAAGCATGGCTTTGCCGTGCTCCACTTTGCACGGCAAAGACCCCTATAcgcagtgtggtgcaaggtgtaattgtgcaaaagtagctcacctaaaccctagaccctagccctaaccctacgccgaaccctaaccagtagatcaggcacaccgtcgatcgtgtgataatggctcgagctgcgggtgtatgtgccaaagggtcccaatcttggttctccatgtgtatatgtcctaaacaaacctaaaagaatgaaaaagtacattggagcaccctcgcgcggagaaatctaggggggtagacccgccggggcacatgttccgctgttttggggggaggagggggagaacgaccgccggaacaccggaaccccaccaaatcttgcatgtgggcctatgatatgtgtcaaagtgtggtgcaaggtgtgattcaccaaatggtgcatggcatggatccccggtctgacatccctcaccttcgggcgataacacttaacagattcctggacgtgtacggtgaagtgtcccgccgccggtatatcgggggctagactgtgccaaagggtcccaatcttggttctccatgtgtatatatcctaaacaaacctaaaacaatgaaaaagaacattggtgcaccctcgcgcggagaaatctaggggggtagacccgccggggcacacgttccgctgttttggggggaggagggggagaacgaccgccggagcaccggaaccccaccaaatcttgcatgtgggcctatgctatgtgtcaaagtgtggttcaaggtgtaactgtgcaaaagtagctcccctaaaccctagaccctagccctaaccctacgccgaaccctaaccagtagatcaggcacaccgtcgatcgtgtgataatggctcgagctgcgggtgtatgtgccaaagggtcccaatcttggttctccatgtgtatatgtcctaaacaaacctaaaagaatgaaaaagtacattggtgcaccctcgcgcggagaaatctagggggtagacccgccggggcacacgttccgctgttttggggggaggagggggagaacgaccgccggagcaccggaaccccaccaaatcttgcatgtgggcctatgctatgtgtcaaagtgtggtgcaaggtgtaattgtgcaaaagtagctcccctaaaccctagaccctagccctaaccctacgccgaaccctaaccagtagatcaggcacaccgtcgatcgtgtgataatggctcgagctgcgggtgtatgtgccaaagggtcccaatcttggttctccatgtgtatatgtcctaaacaaacctaaaagaatgaaaaagtacattggtgcaccctcgcgcggagaaatctagggggtagacccgccggggcacacgttccgctgttttggggggaggagggggagaacgaccgccggaacaccggaaccccaccaaatcttgcatgtgggcctatgatatgtgtcaaagtgtggtgcaaggtgtgattcaccaaatggtgcatggcatggatccccggtctgacatccctcaccttcgggcgataacacttaacaaattcctggacgtgtacggtgaagtgtcccgccgcgggtatatcgggggctagactgtgccaaagggtcccaatcttggttctccatgtgtatatgtcctaaacaaacctaaaacaatgaaaaagtacattggtgcaccctcgcgcggagaaatctaggggggtagacccgccggggcacacgttccgctgttttggggggaggagggggagaacgaccgccggagcaccggaacccaccaaatcttgcatgtgggcctatgctatgtgtcaaagtgtggttcaaggtgtaattgtgcaaaagtagctcccctaaaccctagaccctagccctaaccctacgccgaaccctaaccagtagatcaggcacaccgtcgatcgtgtgataatgcctcgagctgcgggtgtatgtgccaaagggtcctaaTCTTggctctccatgtgtatatgtcctaaacaaacctaaaagaatgaaaaagtacattcgtgcaccctcgcgcggagaaatctatgggggtagacccgccggggcacacgttccgctgttttggggggaggagggggagaacgaccgccggaacaccggaaccccaccaaatcttgcatgtgggcctatgatatgtgtcaaagtgtggtgaaaggtgtgattcaccaaatggtgcatggcatggatccccggtctgacatccctcaccttcgggctataacacttaacagattcctggacgtgtacggtgaagtgtcccgccgcgggtatatcgggggctagactgtgccaaagggtcccaatcttggttctccatgtgtatatgtcctaaacaaacctaaaacaatgaaaaagtacattggtgcaccctcgcgcggagaaatctagggggtagacccgccggggcacacgttccgctgttttggggggaggagggggagaacgaccgccggagcaccggaaccccaccaaatcttgcacgtgggcctatgctatgtgtcaaagtgtggtgcaaggtgtaattgtgcaaaagtagctcccctaaaccctagaccctagccctaaccctacgccgaaccctaaccagtagatcaggcacaccgtcgatcgtgtgataatggctcgagctgcgggtgtatgtgccaaagggtcctaatcttggttctccatgtgtatatgtcctaaacaaacctaaaagaatgaaaaagtacattcgtgcaccctcgcgcggagaaatctatgggggtagacccgccggggcacacgttccgctgttttggggggaggagggggagaacgaccgccggaacaccggaaccccaccaaatcttgcatgtgggcctatgatatgtgtcaaagtgtggtgaaaggtgtgattcaccaaatggtgcatggcatggatccccggtctgacatccctcaccttcgggcgataacacttaacagattcctggacgtgtacggtgaagtgtcccgccgcgggtatatcgggggctagactgtgccaaagggtcccaatattggttctccatgtgtatatgtcctaaacaaacctaaaacaatgaaaaagtacattggtgcaccctcgcgcggagaaatctaggggggtagacccgccggggcacacgttccgctgttttggggggaggagggggagaacgaccgccggagcaccggaaccccaccaaatcttgcatgtgggcctatgctatgtgtcaaagtgtggttcaaggtgtaattgtgcaaaagtagctcccctaaaccctagaccctagccctaaccctacgccgaaccctaaccagtagatcaggcacaccgtcgatcgtgtgataatggctcgagctgcgggtgtatgtgccaaagggtcccaatcttggttctccatgtgtatatgtcctaaacaaacctaaaagaatgaaaaagtacattggtgcaccctcgcgcggagaaatctaggggggtagacccgccggggcacacgttccgctgttttggggggaggagggggagaacgaccgccggaacaccgaaaccccaccaaatcttgcatgtgggcctatgatatgtgtcaaagtgtggtgcaaggtgtgattcatcaaatggtgcatggcatggatccccggtctgacatccctcacctttgggcgataacacttaacagattcctggacgtgtacggtgaagtgtcccgccgcgggtatatcgggggctagactgtgccaaagggtcccaatcttggttctccatgtgtatatgtcctaaacaaacctaaaacaatgaaaaagtacattggtgcaccctcgcgcggagaaatctagggggttagacccgccggggcacacattccgctgttttggggggaggagggggagaacgaccgccggagcaccggaaccccaccaaatcttgcatgtgggcctatgctatgtgtcaaagtgtggtgcaaggtgtaattgtgcaaaagtagctcccctaaaccctagaccctagccctaaccctacgccgaaccctaaccagtagatcaggcacaccgtcaatcgtgtgataatggctcgagctgcgggtgtatgtgccaaagggtcccaatcttggttctccatgtgtatatgtcctaaacaaacctaaaagaatgaaaaagtacattggtgcaccctcgcgcggagaaatctaggggggtagacccgccggggcacacgttccgctgttttggggggaggagggggagaacgaccgccggaacaccggaaccccaccaaatcttgcatgtgggcctatgatatgtgtcaaagtgtggtgcaaggtgtgattcaccaaatggtgcatggcatggatccccggtctgacatccctcaccttcgggcgataacacttaacagattcctggacgtgtacggtgaagtgtcccgccgcgggtatatcgggggctagactgtgccaaagggtcccaatcttggttctccatgtgtatatgtcctaaaaaaacctaaaagaattaaaaagtacattggtgcaccctcgcgcggagaaatctaggggggtagacccgccggggcacacgttccgctgttttggggggaggagggggagaacgaccgccggagcaccggaaccccaccaaatattgcatgtgggcctatgctatgtgtcaaagtgtggttcaaggtgtaattgtgcaaaagtagctcccctaaaccctagaccctacgccgaaccctaaccagtagatcaggcacaccatcgatcgtgtgataatggcttgagctgcgggtgtatgtgccaaagggtcccaatcttggttctccatgtgtatatgtcctaaacaaacctaaaagaatgaaaaagtatattggtgcaccctcgcgcggagaaatctaggggggtagacccaccggggcacacgtttcgctgttttgggggggaggagggggagaacgaccgccggaacaccggaaccccaccaaatcttgcatgtgggcctatgatatgtgtcaaagtgtggtgcagggtgtgattcaccaaatggtgcatggcatggatccccggtctgacatccctcaccttcgggcgataacacttaacagattcctggacgtgtacggtgaagtgtcccgccgcgggtatatcgggggctagactgtgacaaagggtcccaatcttggttctccatgtgtatatgtcctaaacaaacctaaaacaatgaaaaagtacattggtgcaccctcgcgcggagaaatctaggggggtagacccgccggggcacacgttccgctgttttggggggaggagggggacaacgaccgccggagcaccggaaccccaccaaatcttgcatgtgggcctatgctatgtgtcaaagtgtggtgcaaggtgtaattgtgcaaaagtagctcccctaaaccctagacccaagccctaaccctacgccgaaccctaaccagtagatcaggcacaccgtcgatcgtgtgataatggctcgagctgcgggtgtatgtgccaaagggtcccaatcttggttctccatgtgtatatgtcctaaacaaacctaaaagaatgaaaaagtacattggtgcaccctcgcgcggagaaatctagggggtagacccgccggggcacacgttccgctgttttggggggaggagggggagaacgaccgccggaacaccggaaccccaccaaatcttgcatgtgggccgatgatatgtgtcaaagtgtggtgcaaggtgtgattcaccaaatggtgcatggcatggatccccggtctgacatccctcaccttcgggcgataacacttgacagattcctggacgtgtacggtgaagtgtcccgccgcgggtatatcgggggctagactgtgccaaagggtgccacacatggttttccatatgtccatggactaaacaaacctaaacctatgaaaaggtatattggtggaacctcgcgcggagaaatctagggggtagaccatccgaggcccacagacagccgtttttagggggaatgacccccggattaccggaatgccaccaaaacttgcaactggacctaaaacctaaccctaacaaacctaaaagaatgaaaaagtacattgtgcaccctcgcgcggagaaatctacgggggtagacccgccgtcccgctgtttttgggggaaggagggggacggccgccggagcaccggaaccctgatatatgtggggggatgaacatggagagtaattttgtattgcacattgtcttaagtaacactaatgaatagtcatcaaaaagtaaaactaataaaaaaataaatataagtattagatgaaataaaatagaaagaaaaacaaataaaatgaagtattgcgcacggcaaagaaggagtgcacggcaaaggcgtctttgccgtgcattttatctggccgcacggcaaagggaagCCCACGGCAATGTCCCAGTCCTTTGCCGAGCacagtttctttgccgtgcggcctctGTTGGCTTTGCCGTCatggtttctttgccgtgcgcgttTGAGGGACTTTCCCGTGCGAGGGGACGTTGCCGTGCGGCACGGGTGAGGTTGCCGTGCTCtgtatctttgccgtgcgccaccctgtaactttgccgtgcacatattctttgccgtgcgtgcctcttgcggcgcacggcaaagaagtctTTGCCTTGCGGTGCCTCACGGCAATGATATgctgcacggcagcgcctgattttcccgtagtgcccctcctccggtcggcttcgccggcgtcgggaggagtggggaacccgatctatgcgagGAGTTTCCAATAAAAGTATTGTTTttattagattatgttaggattttggtagccgtcttcttgttggtttctcctccatggagatggcatcgtctgcaataagtgatcttcggcctttcgttcggcgacgagatcttcttcccggcgtcaatggtggtgttgaacgattacaattttctaggtatgggccttcagatcttgcttcgccagatcgattttggatcttttgtcgttgctgccgcgaggaggattatcctcgcagtttttgtcccggctgctacgtcctcgacaatggtgattcgtactctcggctctccatcgatgacgacaaagctagtcggttGTTATTTCCTGACAtattggtgttggtactcttgccgatgttgaatgactgctttaatggttgcgtgcgtgcacgcagccttggcattgcggctcaaaacattatgggagaactttcgtcGGTATTTACAGGTATATGGTTCGTTATCgatctttggctgccttcagaagagtacaagattatgttctggaagaagaaagaaTTTGAAAACCTCGAAGATTTgctactatcttttagactttattttgtaatcgttgaagtcagttcatgtatctctaccatattactataaatatatgtggtattgattgtcaaaaaaagaaATACAAGAAAACAAACCTCCCATTTCCACACAACATGCTTTGGAAAATGCTCTGGCCTAGTACAAAAGGCACGCATATGAAGATATTCCAATTCCTTTGCTAACCAATCTTTAAAGTGAACAGGCATGATTTTTGTGACTTCCCCTTCACCCACCGTAACCTGATAAAAGTACATATGTATATGTGGGATGGAATTAAAACGTCTGATAGAGCTAGAACTCACTTGGAAAAGGAAAAACTATTACAATGCAACACAAATTTCGATCAACTGCAACTTCCACATCATAACCCTTCATCTTTCACTGTATTTTAGATATTACACCATTGTTCTACGTTAACATTTCAAAACTACTCTTAAAGTTCCTCAAGGCCAATCGAACTATCTTTGGCTTGAGGCAACGACGCAACTAGTGAGGTAATACCGAGGCGCATAAATTGCAGGTTGGAAACTGTCTCCAAACCCCCTATGCAGCCCACCGGGGCCGCAGATAAAGCGAACGTCCAGTGGGAGCAGCATATTGTTCATATAATTGGTAGCAGATTTTTTATGCATCTCATGCCAAGCATACTATAATACGTTGGGCTTGCGAAATGTATGAAATAGAGATGCAATGTTGAGAACTTGATATGCTACTTCTCCTGTGCAGTATACACAAAACAACCTAAATTTGGTCCATTTGCTGCCAGTATTCAGCAAGATAAATTGATATTAAATAGCATTATCATCCTAAGGAAACATTGGACCTTGCAACCACCATGTCCTAGATAGAAACTTAAGAAATGTATCTTGGCATAAACTAATTAGGAATAGGATTCGGAACTGCAAGTGGCAAGTACAAAACGCAACATAGAAGTAGCATTTTTCATATTAATTTGAGCACGCGGTTGTCACCCTTGAAATCACAACTAATTACAAGTACAGAATAGAAAGAAATAAACTTGATGACTTGCCTGATTATctattttttttcgaaatgggggtatctccccagcctctgcatcaatcgatgcacaaaGCTGTTTTATTTCATCGTTTCAAAATTCAAGattcacactagtagaaaactggGCTTCCGTCTAGGCCATTTGTCCCGGCCCAGTCTGGAGCCGGGACAAATaggctggccacgtcgcccccaaATCACCGAGAAGCCagggggccttttgtcgcgggtcttgggccttttgtcccggttcgAGGCTCCGACCGGGACAAAAGGGTCTGAGGCCATTCAAATTCTGCCGGCACCCCTTATGTCCCGGCTGGAGACATGGGCCGGGACATAAGGTCCGACGGTTCGTTCCCGCGCGCGTGGAAATCGATCGTCTCCATTACTGCACACGGAAACAGAGAGAAGATCGCCGGCGCGGAATTTGCATCGCCGCCGGCGCCATGACCGGCGCCTTTTCAcctccctctcccctatatatatGCCTTGTTCTTCCTCAGATCTCCATAGCCACCAAAACTGCACCATTAGCCCCGGCCAACCCTCATGGAACCCGAAATGGTCAAGCTCGCGCGCGCCCTCGACTTCCCTCGATCTGAAATCTACTATAATGTCATGGAGAAGATGAATTTTAAGATCACGTACACCCTCCGTGCGAAGAGGGTGGAGAGGTGGATCCGCGCCGTTAGGAGGGATTTCCTCGACGCCGCGGAAATCAAGGTTAGTTTTCCATGGCTTAAAATTTAGAGATATCATGCATATAAAAGCATCCAAAATTCCAATggtgtttttttttgtgtttgaaGGTCGTGGGCTTGGACTCCGAGTTCACCGACCCTCGCAA encodes:
- the LOC127319761 gene encoding uncharacterized protein, coding for MVKLARALDFPRSEIYYNVMEKMNFKITYTLRAKRVERWIRAVRRDFLDAAEIKVVGLDSEFTDPRKGNQRATVLQLSVAQHTLAFHSMHADEVPQMLIDFLADKNIKFCGGANNIPYECR